Proteins encoded by one window of uncultured Bacteroides sp.:
- a CDS encoding glycoside hydrolase family 3 C-terminal domain-containing protein, whose product MNGIKQLIVLSLSLLAAPSFAQPKGAVYLDDKKPIEERIEDALSRMTLEEKVAMCHAQSKFSSPGVPRLGIPEVWTSDGPHGIRAEVFWDEWNTAGWTNDSCIAFPALTCLAATWNSEMAALYGKSIGEEARYRNKNVLLGPGVNIYRTPLNGRNFEYMGEDPFLSSTMVVPYVQEVQKNGVAACVKHFALNNQEQDRDHINVNVSDRALYEIYLPAFKAAVQKGGAWAIMGSYNKYKDEHCCHNQYLLKDILRKEWGFDGVVISDWGGVHDTKQAIYNGLDMEFGSWTNGLTWSASNAYDNYYLAMPFLKLIRSGEVKEEEVDKKVRNILRLIFRTTMDRNRPLGSFGTEEHALAGRKIAQEGIVLLQNNKNILPVDLTKVKKIAVIGENAVKRMTIGGGSSSLKVKYELSPLAGIQNRVGKDVEVTFAQGYESPAVAEQDVKGAKVPEKKVIDVEGLRNEAVSAAKNADVVLFFGGLNKNDNQDCEGVDRKEYSLPYEQNKLISSLAKANPNLVVVLLTGNAVAMPWVKEVPAIVEGWYSGTEAGNAIASVLMGDVNPSGKLPFTIPVSLKDNGAIAMGEYPGNGKEETYNEDIFVGYRWADKHKAKPLFSFGHGLSYTTFAYGKVEIDKSKASANDKFTVSVKVKNTGKRTGSEVVQLYISDLESSLPRPVKELKGFKKIQLNAGEEQIVSFTIGNEALQFFDDSKHEWITEPGKFEALIGASSTDIRGKVGFELK is encoded by the coding sequence ATGAATGGAATCAAACAACTTATCGTTTTAAGTTTGTCCCTTCTTGCAGCCCCCTCCTTCGCACAGCCGAAGGGGGCTGTTTATTTGGATGACAAAAAACCGATAGAAGAACGCATTGAAGATGCTCTCTCACGTATGACACTTGAAGAGAAGGTAGCTATGTGTCACGCTCAATCTAAGTTTAGTTCTCCGGGAGTGCCTCGTCTTGGCATACCCGAAGTATGGACAAGCGACGGTCCGCACGGAATTCGTGCCGAAGTGTTTTGGGATGAATGGAACACTGCGGGGTGGACAAACGACTCTTGCATTGCCTTCCCTGCCCTAACCTGCCTGGCTGCCACCTGGAATTCTGAAATGGCTGCACTTTATGGCAAATCCATTGGTGAAGAAGCTCGTTACCGTAACAAGAATGTACTGCTGGGTCCGGGGGTAAACATCTACCGTACTCCACTCAACGGACGTAACTTTGAGTACATGGGTGAAGACCCATTCCTTTCTTCCACCATGGTGGTACCTTACGTTCAGGAAGTTCAGAAGAATGGCGTGGCTGCTTGTGTGAAACATTTCGCATTGAACAATCAGGAGCAAGATCGTGATCACATTAACGTTAATGTTAGTGACCGTGCTTTGTATGAGATCTATTTACCAGCTTTCAAAGCTGCTGTTCAGAAAGGCGGAGCATGGGCCATAATGGGTTCATACAATAAGTACAAAGATGAACATTGCTGTCATAACCAATATTTGCTGAAGGATATTCTTCGCAAGGAATGGGGCTTTGACGGCGTAGTAATATCCGACTGGGGCGGTGTGCACGACACAAAACAAGCCATTTATAACGGACTGGATATGGAGTTTGGCAGCTGGACAAATGGTTTGACCTGGAGCGCAAGTAATGCTTACGACAACTATTACCTGGCTATGCCGTTCTTGAAACTAATCCGTTCGGGAGAGGTAAAAGAAGAAGAGGTTGACAAGAAGGTTCGTAACATTCTTCGTCTCATTTTCCGCACTACAATGGACAGAAACCGCCCATTGGGCTCATTCGGAACAGAAGAACATGCCCTTGCAGGACGCAAGATTGCTCAGGAAGGCATTGTGCTTTTACAGAATAACAAGAACATATTGCCGGTTGATCTTACAAAGGTGAAAAAGATAGCCGTTATTGGTGAAAATGCAGTTAAGAGAATGACTATCGGAGGCGGAAGTTCTTCTCTTAAAGTAAAATATGAGTTGTCTCCTTTAGCTGGTATTCAAAATCGTGTAGGAAAGGATGTTGAGGTAACTTTTGCCCAAGGTTATGAATCACCAGCGGTAGCTGAACAGGACGTGAAAGGTGCAAAAGTACCGGAAAAGAAAGTTATCGACGTTGAGGGATTAAGAAATGAAGCCGTATCTGCAGCTAAAAATGCAGATGTAGTTCTTTTCTTTGGCGGGTTGAATAAAAATGATAATCAAGATTGCGAAGGAGTGGATCGTAAGGAATACAGCCTACCTTATGAGCAAAATAAACTGATCAGTTCACTGGCTAAAGCAAATCCAAACCTTGTAGTGGTGCTGCTTACAGGTAATGCTGTGGCAATGCCTTGGGTGAAAGAAGTTCCTGCCATTGTGGAAGGTTGGTACAGCGGCACTGAAGCTGGAAATGCTATTGCTTCGGTGTTAATGGGCGATGTAAATCCATCAGGTAAACTGCCGTTCACTATTCCTGTAAGCCTGAAAGATAATGGTGCTATTGCTATGGGCGAGTATCCGGGTAACGGCAAAGAAGAGACTTATAACGAAGATATCTTTGTAGGCTATCGTTGGGCCGACAAACATAAAGCAAAACCTCTGTTCTCATTTGGTCACGGATTGAGCTACACCACTTTTGCTTATGGAAAAGTTGAAATAGACAAATCGAAAGCCTCAGCAAACGATAAATTTACTGTTAGCGTAAAAGTAAAAAACACTGGTAAACGTACAGGTTCTGAAGTGGTTCAGCTATACATCAGTGATTTAGAATCTTCTCTTCCACGCCCAGTAAAGGAGTTGAAAGGCTTTAAGAAAATTCAGCTAAATGCTGGCGAAGAACAGATTGTTTCTTTCACTATTGGCAATGAAGCATTGCAGTTCTTTGATGACAGCAAGCACGAATGGATCACTGAACCGGGTAAGTTTGAAGCATTGATAGGAGCTTCTTCCACTGATATACGCGGAAAAGTAGGTTTTGAGTTAAAATAA
- the pulA gene encoding type I pullulanase, translating into MKLKSIILMGLVFFTVSCTSEKKVYKSFDEYPVPSAPINEMVYTPSQTTFTLWAPTAEQVELMLFDSGDEGSAYQSVTLESKEDGLWTASVNENLKGKFYAFNVKVKEKWLGETPGIMAKAVGLNGKRAAIIDMKDTDPKGWSTDQRPSLKSNADIILYEMHHRDFSMDSTSGIKNRGKFMALTERGTKNSAGDATGIDHLKELGITHVHLLPSFDFASIDETALNKKKYNWGYDPQNYNVPEGSYSTNPKEPATRIVEFKKMVQSLHKAGIRVVMDVVYNHTSTSGKSNFDLIAPGYFYRQKKNGKLANGSGCGNETASERGMMRKFMIESVVYWATEYHVDGFRFDLMGIHDIETMNQIRAALDKVDPSINVYGEGWAAQEPQLPKSKLAMKENILKMPRIAAFSDEFRDGLRGPFSDEHKGGFITGVPRKEMSVKFGLVGAIKHPQVINDSVNYSKVPWALQPTQMISYVSCHDDMCLVDRIKSSVPDASPLMIANMDKLAITAVLTSQGIPFIFAGDEILRDKQLVHNSFESPDAVNAINWNNKTLYKDVFAYYKGLIALRKAHPAFHMGDAEKIRKHMEFLPVAGSNLIVFRLKGYANGDSWEDIVVALNGDRAARKFSIEPGKYTVVCKNGMVNQYGLGTMYGGEVYVPGQSALIFHK; encoded by the coding sequence ATGAAATTAAAGTCAATTATCCTCATGGGATTAGTATTTTTTACAGTGAGTTGTACATCGGAGAAGAAAGTCTATAAGTCTTTTGATGAATATCCTGTTCCTTCGGCACCAATCAATGAGATGGTTTACACGCCTTCTCAAACAACATTTACGCTTTGGGCTCCAACGGCAGAGCAGGTAGAACTGATGCTTTTTGATTCGGGCGATGAAGGTTCGGCTTATCAGTCTGTTACCCTTGAATCTAAAGAAGACGGGCTTTGGACTGCTTCGGTAAATGAAAATCTGAAAGGTAAGTTCTATGCGTTCAATGTGAAAGTAAAAGAAAAATGGCTGGGCGAAACTCCGGGCATTATGGCTAAAGCTGTAGGGTTAAACGGCAAACGGGCGGCTATTATCGATATGAAGGATACCGATCCGAAAGGATGGTCCACTGACCAACGTCCTTCTCTGAAGAGTAATGCCGACATTATTCTTTATGAAATGCATCATCGTGATTTCTCAATGGATTCTACTTCGGGCATTAAGAATCGTGGGAAATTCATGGCTCTGACAGAGAGAGGTACAAAGAATTCTGCAGGAGATGCCACCGGCATTGATCATCTGAAAGAACTTGGAATTACGCATGTGCATCTTTTGCCATCGTTTGACTTTGCTTCAATTGATGAAACTGCATTGAACAAGAAAAAGTATAACTGGGGTTATGATCCGCAGAACTATAACGTGCCCGAAGGTTCTTATTCCACTAATCCCAAAGAACCGGCCACCCGTATTGTAGAATTCAAGAAGATGGTACAAAGTCTGCACAAAGCAGGGATTCGTGTAGTGATGGATGTGGTTTATAATCACACTTCCACCTCCGGAAAAAGTAATTTTGATCTTATTGCCCCGGGCTATTTCTATCGTCAGAAGAAGAATGGAAAGTTGGCCAACGGCTCAGGTTGTGGCAATGAAACTGCTTCCGAAAGAGGAATGATGCGTAAGTTTATGATAGAATCGGTTGTTTACTGGGCTACAGAATACCATGTGGATGGATTCCGATTCGATTTGATGGGTATTCATGACATTGAAACGATGAACCAGATACGTGCTGCTTTAGATAAAGTAGACCCTAGCATTAATGTTTATGGTGAAGGATGGGCGGCTCAGGAGCCTCAACTTCCTAAATCAAAACTGGCCATGAAGGAAAATATCCTGAAGATGCCTCGTATTGCTGCCTTTAGCGATGAATTCCGTGACGGCCTTCGTGGTCCTTTTAGCGATGAACATAAGGGAGGCTTTATTACTGGTGTTCCACGTAAGGAGATGAGTGTGAAGTTTGGTTTGGTAGGAGCTATTAAGCATCCGCAGGTAATCAATGATTCTGTGAATTACAGCAAAGTTCCGTGGGCATTGCAGCCTACGCAGATGATTAGCTATGTAAGCTGCCACGACGATATGTGCCTGGTGGACAGAATTAAATCTTCAGTCCCTGATGCTTCTCCTTTGATGATTGCCAATATGGATAAGCTTGCCATCACTGCTGTTCTTACTTCACAAGGTATACCATTTATTTTTGCCGGAGATGAAATTTTGAGAGACAAGCAGCTTGTTCATAATAGTTTTGAGAGTCCGGACGCTGTAAATGCCATTAACTGGAACAATAAAACGCTTTATAAAGATGTATTTGCCTATTATAAAGGACTGATTGCCTTGCGTAAAGCTCATCCAGCCTTTCACATGGGAGATGCAGAGAAGATACGTAAGCACATGGAATTCCTTCCCGTGGCAGGAAGTAATCTTATTGTTTTCCGTCTAAAGGGTTATGCCAACGGAGATAGCTGGGAAGATATTGTTGTAGCGCTTAATGGTGACAGAGCAGCACGTAAGTTTTCCATAGAACCGGGTAAATATACAGTTGTTTGCAAGAATGGAATGGTCAATCAGTACGGTTTAGGAACAATGTATGGCGGTGAAGTATATGTTCCCGGCCAGTCGGCATTGATATTCCATAAATAG
- the ruvC gene encoding crossover junction endodeoxyribonuclease RuvC, with the protein MIQSVKEKIILGIDPGTTIMGYGVLKVVGTKPELVAMGVVDLRKYGNHYLKLRRIFERVLGIIDAYLPDELAIEAPFFGKNVQSMLKLGRAQGVAMAAALSRDIPITEYAPLKIKMAITGSGGASKEQVADMLQRMLKIPQESMLPQMDASDGLAAAYCHFLQSGRPQLDNAYHGWKDFISKNPDRVK; encoded by the coding sequence ATGATACAATCGGTAAAGGAGAAGATTATTTTAGGCATTGACCCTGGAACAACCATTATGGGATATGGTGTGCTGAAAGTGGTTGGTACCAAACCTGAGCTGGTTGCTATGGGGGTAGTCGATCTTCGGAAATATGGTAATCATTACCTTAAGTTGCGCCGTATTTTTGAACGGGTGCTTGGCATTATTGATGCTTACCTACCCGATGAACTGGCTATTGAAGCTCCGTTTTTTGGGAAAAATGTACAGTCCATGCTGAAACTGGGACGTGCACAGGGGGTTGCCATGGCGGCTGCTTTGAGCAGAGATATTCCAATTACTGAATATGCTCCGCTTAAGATTAAGATGGCAATTACCGGAAGCGGTGGGGCAAGCAAAGAACAGGTGGCGGATATGTTGCAACGAATGTTGAAAATTCCACAAGAGAGCATGCTTCCTCAGATGGATGCCTCGGATGGACTGGCAGCTGCCTATTGTCATTTTCTGCAATCAGGTCGTCCGCAACTAGATAATGCTTATCATGGCTGGAAGGACTTTATCAGTAAGAACCCCGACAGAGTGAAATAA
- a CDS encoding DUF4286 family protein → MLVYNTTYNIDEEVLSNFLIWLHEVYVPEVEKNGILVKPRLLRVLSHRDENTECFSLQWEVESSALLHRWHLEIGGKLNNELLKMFGNKVVGFPTLLEVME, encoded by the coding sequence ATGTTAGTATATAATACAACTTATAATATCGACGAGGAAGTTCTTAGTAACTTTCTTATTTGGCTGCATGAGGTCTATGTTCCGGAGGTTGAAAAGAATGGAATCTTAGTAAAACCACGATTACTTCGCGTATTGAGCCACAGGGATGAAAATACTGAATGCTTTTCTTTGCAATGGGAGGTGGAAAGTAGCGCATTGCTGCATCGCTGGCACTTGGAGATTGGTGGTAAACTGAACAATGAACTGTTAAAGATGTTTGGAAACAAAGTAGTGGGATTCCCCACTTTACTGGAGGTTATGGAATGA
- a CDS encoding leucine-rich repeat domain-containing protein yields the protein MKKDYLIILFALFVCVLPLKAQVYKTINIAIPGTLKTLLSTDELKAVTDLTLTGVIDQRDFVVMKDNMPVLANINMKNVTVKAYDNDYLSNAIPNYAFCSNDGLFIGKTSLKSIILPSTIKTIEFGAFSGCTNLINVEFPSKLYAIDNYAFDSCSGLTSIVFPSTLTSIGDGAFYGCSGLTSLVLPDSLTTIGDGAFYGCYLTSCKINAKVAPIMQSNSFDSKLVAVYVSEGAGDSYRRGNYWASRAIIEGEGTSLHLNITTTEKLASEIIAAGVSLNKVNSLVLEGLLDESDFAVMNSHMLNLVSVDLSATKLKAIPESAFMNKHLLNIILPDALTTIGNYAFKGCIGLTSIIFPSSLSTIGEESFSNCSGLTSITFPSALSNIKSSAFSNCSNLMEIKTFCSTPQKITADIWDNVNKKTCKLVVPKGYATAYMTRSVWSNFMNVSESDIIKEYRVTVLKGDGGLISYNNDNLQSGQTLIVPAGQARTFKITPNAGFSIGKVYYNKEDVTSQLKEGCFTTLSVNAPTQLSVNFVQNQYSVSIYTIGTGGVINNLTTSGSTFPTIYFKTNKDSKLSSDKDSSNNDAITKIASASNNVVSASKGDVTLVIDFRTSEAASPSFSRAKAWAEKGKIYVKSDEKMNKIELLSLSGQPLSKQQVKTYYCQIDMKNEKLAIVKVTYNDSTSENIMVANKE from the coding sequence ATGAAGAAGGACTATTTAATAATATTATTTGCACTATTCGTCTGTGTTTTACCGCTTAAAGCTCAAGTTTACAAAACAATAAATATAGCTATACCAGGAACATTAAAAACGCTTCTCTCTACAGATGAATTAAAGGCTGTGACAGATTTAACTCTTACTGGTGTGATTGACCAAAGAGATTTTGTTGTTATGAAAGATAATATGCCAGTACTAGCCAATATTAACATGAAGAATGTTACTGTTAAAGCATATGATAACGATTACCTTTCAAATGCTATCCCTAATTATGCTTTTTGTAGTAATGATGGCTTGTTTATTGGAAAGACATCGTTAAAATCAATAATTCTTCCATCTACAATTAAAACTATTGAGTTTGGTGCTTTTTCTGGCTGTACTAATTTAATAAATGTTGAATTTCCTTCAAAACTTTATGCTATAGATAATTATGCTTTTGATAGTTGTAGTGGACTTACAAGTATTGTTTTTCCATCCACCCTTACTTCAATAGGAGATGGTGCTTTTTATGGCTGTAGTGGTTTAACTAGTCTTGTTCTTCCTGATTCACTAACTACAATAGGAGATGGTGCTTTTTATGGCTGTTACCTAACATCTTGTAAGATTAATGCAAAGGTTGCTCCTATTATGCAATCAAACTCTTTTGACTCAAAGCTAGTTGCAGTCTATGTATCTGAAGGGGCAGGAGATAGTTACCGCAGGGGAAACTATTGGGCAAGCAGGGCTATTATAGAAGGTGAGGGTACTTCGCTTCATTTGAATATTACTACAACTGAAAAGTTGGCTTCTGAAATAATTGCTGCCGGAGTTTCACTCAATAAAGTAAACTCTCTTGTTTTAGAGGGGCTATTAGATGAGTCGGACTTTGCTGTCATGAATTCTCATATGCTCAATCTTGTTTCAGTAGATTTAAGTGCTACTAAATTGAAAGCTATCCCGGAATCGGCTTTTATGAATAAGCATTTATTAAATATTATTCTTCCTGATGCACTTACAACTATCGGAAATTATGCATTTAAGGGATGTATTGGCTTGACAAGTATTATTTTTCCATCATCGCTTAGTACTATCGGAGAAGAATCATTCTCTAATTGTAGTGGTCTGACAAGTATCACTTTTCCATCTGCACTTTCTAATATTAAATCATCAGCATTTAGTAATTGCAGCAATTTAATGGAAATTAAAACATTTTGCTCAACTCCTCAAAAGATAACAGCAGACATTTGGGATAATGTAAATAAAAAGACTTGTAAACTAGTTGTTCCTAAAGGATATGCTACAGCTTATATGACCCGATCTGTATGGAGTAACTTTATGAATGTGAGTGAATCAGATATAATAAAAGAATATAGAGTAACTGTTTTGAAAGGCGATGGAGGCCTTATTTCTTATAATAATGATAATCTACAAAGTGGGCAAACTTTGATAGTGCCTGCCGGGCAGGCGAGAACTTTTAAAATAACGCCTAACGCTGGCTTTTCTATTGGTAAAGTTTATTATAATAAGGAAGATGTGACTTCACAATTGAAAGAGGGCTGTTTTACGACTCTTTCTGTAAATGCTCCGACACAACTGTCTGTTAACTTTGTGCAAAATCAATACTCTGTATCCATCTATACAATTGGTACAGGTGGAGTAATAAATAATCTGACTACTTCGGGAAGTACATTTCCTACCATTTATTTCAAAACAAATAAAGATAGCAAACTAAGTTCCGATAAAGATAGTAGTAATAATGATGCTATTACCAAGATTGCTTCAGCTAGTAATAATGTAGTTTCTGCTTCAAAGGGAGATGTTACATTGGTTATTGATTTTAGAACTTCAGAAGCAGCGTCTCCCTCTTTTTCTCGCGCCAAGGCATGGGCTGAAAAGGGAAAAATTTATGTAAAGAGTGATGAGAAAATGAATAAGATAGAACTGCTTTCTTTGTCTGGACAACCTCTTTCTAAGCAACAAGTGAAAACATATTATTGCCAAATAGATATGAAGAATGAAAAGTTGGCCATCGTCAAAGTAACTTATAATGATTCTACTTCGGAGAATATAATGGTAGCGAATAAAGAATGA
- a CDS encoding glutathione peroxidase has translation MRTFTILVCMTLLSIASVNAQNKSFYDFTVKDINGKDIKMSSFKGKKVLIVNVASKCGNTPQYEKLQELFEKYGKGNFVIIGFPANNFMGQEPGTNEEIQQFCTLNYHVTFPMMSKISVKGKDIAPLYKWLTEKAENGVQNAEVKWNFQKFMIDVNGNWVGVIPPSESPMSDKIINWIEKE, from the coding sequence ATGAGAACTTTTACAATTTTAGTCTGTATGACATTACTATCTATTGCATCTGTTAATGCACAGAATAAGTCTTTTTATGATTTTACAGTAAAAGACATCAATGGTAAGGATATCAAAATGTCTTCCTTCAAAGGGAAGAAAGTACTAATCGTTAATGTAGCTTCAAAGTGTGGGAATACTCCGCAATACGAGAAGCTTCAAGAACTTTTTGAAAAATATGGTAAAGGTAATTTTGTTATTATCGGCTTCCCTGCTAATAATTTTATGGGTCAAGAACCTGGAACAAACGAAGAGATTCAACAATTCTGTACGTTGAATTATCATGTAACATTTCCGATGATGTCTAAAATATCAGTTAAAGGAAAAGATATTGCTCCTTTATATAAATGGCTCACAGAGAAAGCTGAGAATGGAGTACAAAATGCCGAAGTTAAATGGAATTTCCAGAAGTTTATGATTGATGTGAACGGCAACTGGGTAGGCGTAATACCGCCTAGCGAAAGTCCTATGAGCGACAAAATTATTAATTGGATTGAAAAGGAATAA
- the galB gene encoding beta-galactosidase GalB, translating to MRKLLFLALGWCCSLCILSAQVRTAFLLEKGWKFTRTDNPQSYSPDFNDSKWQSVVIPHDWAIYGPFSSKNDMQKVAITQDGQKEAMEHAGRTGGLPFVGVGWYRINFKVPEFTKGKKAAILFDGAMSNPEVFLNGKKVGHWAYGYNSFYLDITPYLNEAGNNLLAVRLENKEESSRWYPGAGLYRNVHVIITDDAHIPVWGTQLTTPKITSDFAKINLKTKVVCPADTKVENFRLVTEIKDADNKIVATNETNLSKYDGDLFEQNIIVTQPKLWDIETPYLYKAVSKLYEGATLKDEYTTTFGIRSIEIIPDKGFFLNGKKIKFRGVCMHHDLGPLGAATNEAALRHQVSMLKEMGSNAIRTSHNMPSPELIKVCDEMGMMVMAESFDEWKAPKCKNGYNLLFDEWAEKDLVNLVHHYRNNPSVVMWSIGNEVPQQGVVGGAKIARFLQDICHREDPTRPVTQGMNKPKADLGNNFAAIMDIAGINYHTSIYPEAYEKLPQQLILGCETASTVSSRGVYKFPVEPKMMQKYDDHQSSSYDVEYCDWSNLPEDDYIQHDDRSYCIGEFVWTGFDYLGEPTPYYENWPNHSSLFGIIDLASLPKDRYYLYRSHWNPTKETLHILPHWNWKGREGEVTPVFVYTNYPSAELFINGKSQGIRTKDLSVTVDNSGDDASMKELKRQKRYRLMWMDTKYEPGTVKVVAYDKDGKAVAEKEIRTAGAPHHIELTADRTSLTANGKDLSYITVKVVDKDGNLCPDVNQLVKFKVSGAGTYRAGANGDPISLDLFHLPQMTLFNGMLTAIVQTTDKAGNITLKASAKGLKTGVINLQSK from the coding sequence ATGAGAAAGTTATTATTTCTTGCATTAGGCTGGTGCTGTTCTTTATGTATACTCTCAGCGCAAGTTCGTACAGCGTTTTTATTAGAGAAAGGATGGAAATTCACAAGAACAGACAATCCTCAATCTTATTCTCCAGATTTTAATGATAGTAAATGGCAGTCGGTTGTTATTCCGCATGACTGGGCTATTTATGGGCCATTTAGTTCAAAAAATGATATGCAAAAGGTTGCTATTACTCAGGATGGACAAAAAGAAGCAATGGAACATGCCGGAAGAACCGGTGGATTGCCTTTTGTTGGAGTAGGTTGGTACAGAATCAATTTTAAAGTTCCTGAATTTACAAAAGGGAAGAAAGCGGCTATACTTTTTGATGGAGCTATGAGTAATCCCGAAGTTTTTCTTAATGGAAAGAAAGTTGGTCATTGGGCATACGGGTACAACTCTTTTTATCTGGATATTACTCCTTATCTTAATGAAGCAGGAAATAATTTACTGGCTGTTCGTTTAGAAAACAAGGAAGAATCATCCCGATGGTATCCTGGAGCAGGATTATATCGCAATGTTCACGTGATTATTACAGACGATGCACACATTCCTGTTTGGGGAACACAATTGACAACTCCTAAAATAACATCAGACTTTGCAAAAATAAATCTGAAAACAAAAGTTGTTTGTCCGGCAGATACCAAAGTGGAAAACTTCCGGTTGGTTACAGAAATAAAGGATGCTGATAATAAAATTGTAGCGACAAACGAAACAAACCTCAGCAAATACGATGGCGATCTTTTTGAACAGAACATCATTGTTACTCAGCCTAAGTTATGGGATATTGAAACTCCATATTTGTATAAGGCTGTATCTAAGCTTTACGAGGGTGCTACATTGAAAGACGAATATACAACAACATTTGGAATTCGCTCTATTGAAATAATCCCTGATAAAGGATTCTTCCTGAATGGAAAGAAAATAAAATTCAGAGGTGTTTGTATGCATCATGATCTGGGACCTCTTGGTGCAGCAACCAATGAAGCAGCTTTGCGCCATCAGGTTAGTATGCTAAAGGAGATGGGCAGCAATGCAATTCGTACCTCTCACAATATGCCTTCACCTGAATTAATAAAGGTTTGCGATGAAATGGGAATGATGGTTATGGCCGAATCATTTGATGAGTGGAAAGCTCCTAAGTGTAAGAATGGGTATAATCTTTTGTTTGATGAATGGGCAGAGAAAGATTTGGTAAATTTAGTTCATCATTATCGTAACAATCCAAGTGTAGTAATGTGGAGTATAGGCAATGAAGTGCCTCAGCAAGGAGTTGTCGGTGGAGCTAAGATAGCGCGTTTTTTACAAGATATCTGTCATCGTGAAGATCCTACCCGTCCTGTAACTCAGGGTATGAATAAGCCTAAAGCAGATCTTGGGAATAACTTTGCTGCAATAATGGATATTGCCGGAATAAATTATCATACAAGTATATATCCTGAAGCTTACGAAAAACTTCCTCAGCAATTAATTCTTGGATGTGAAACTGCTTCTACAGTCAGTTCACGTGGAGTTTATAAATTCCCGGTAGAACCTAAAATGATGCAAAAGTATGACGACCATCAATCATCTTCATATGATGTAGAGTATTGCGATTGGTCTAATCTGCCCGAAGATGATTATATTCAGCATGATGACCGCTCTTATTGTATCGGTGAGTTTGTTTGGACAGGTTTTGATTATCTGGGTGAACCGACTCCGTATTATGAGAATTGGCCAAATCATAGTTCTTTGTTTGGAATTATAGATCTTGCAAGTCTTCCTAAAGACAGATATTATTTGTATCGCAGTCATTGGAATCCTACAAAAGAGACATTGCATATTCTTCCTCATTGGAACTGGAAAGGTCGTGAAGGCGAAGTGACTCCTGTATTTGTATATACCAATTATCCTTCTGCTGAATTATTTATTAATGGTAAAAGTCAGGGCATACGCACAAAAGATTTGTCTGTAACAGTAGATAATAGCGGCGATGATGCTTCAATGAAGGAACTGAAACGTCAGAAACGTTACCGCCTGATGTGGATGGATACTAAATATGAACCGGGAACGGTAAAAGTTGTAGCTTATGATAAAGATGGCAAGGCTGTGGCTGAAAAAGAAATACGCACAGCAGGTGCTCCTCATCATATAGAACTGACCGCCGACCGAACTTCGCTTACGGCAAATGGTAAAGACCTCTCTTACATTACTGTGAAAGTTGTAGACAAGGATGGCAATCTTTGTCCGGATGTAAATCAACTGGTTAAATTTAAAGTGAGTGGAGCCGGAACTTATCGTGCTGGTGCAAACGGAGATCCAATCTCTTTGGATTTATTCCACTTGCCGCAAATGACTTTATTTAATGGAATGCTGACAGCTATTGTTCAGACTACTGATAAAGCTGGCAATATTACTCTTAAAGCATCTGCCAAAGGATTGAAAACCGGGGTAATTAATTTGCAAAGTAAATAA